In Acetobacteroides hydrogenigenes, the DNA window ATACCGTTCCTGTTTTATTCACAAAAAATCAAAACTCTAGTCCAATTCCATTCGTAAAACCTTTATATATTAAAGTAAGTCCACCAGATGTACCGTTAGGGATAACATACAGAAATGCAAAGTTATCATTTACACTAAACTCTGAAGGAGGTGTTGAAAATATTAATATAATTGATGGCGGTACTTATTCTTCAAAACCAATCGTTGTTTTAATTGGCGGAGGTTTGGATGCTAGATTTAATGTAGATTGGAATCCAAATAATGGAAGTATTCAAGGAATTAGCATTATTAATAAAGGTAGTAGATATGATAATACGTCTACTTTACTTGCAAAATTAACCAACAAAGTTGAAAACATAATTCTAGAACCAATAATCGATAACGATAGAACTTTAAATCAAATTAAAATAATAAACAAAGGTATTGGCTATATTTACAAACCAGAAATAAAATTTATTTCACCATTTAATGGTTTTGTAGAACCACATATAAGCATTGGGATAAATTACTGGACAACTGAATGTTATAGCGCCTCAATAGATTCACAAGGTTCAGGTTTCAAAAATAAAACAAATATCCCTGAAAATAACATTAATGCCATTGAATATAATCTTAATGTATTATCGAGTAATAACTATATCCAATCACTCTCTTTAGGAACTGGTAATAGATAATATTAAATACATTTAGAGACATCGATATATTAAATAATAACTAATTATAATAATACAAAATACTATTTCTTTGCTATAAAACTATTTGACCATCTATCAAATCAACAATAACGCATTAAAAATATTAAATACAATAAATGAATAACGATATAGGCATTAAGTCTAGGTTATATTCATAATCAAAAAAACTATGAGGAACTCACATATTGCTAAAAACACTATTGCACTATATGTAAGAATGATTCTTGTTACTGGCATAAGCCTATATACAAGTAGGATAATTATTAATATTTTAGGTTTAGAGGATTTTGGTATATATAATGTCGTTGCAGGTGTTGTTGGTTTACTTGGGATACTAAATGGGGCTTTAATCTCAGCAACACAAAGATTTTTAACATTTGAATTGGGTAAAAATGATTTAAAAGCATTTCAAGAAACATATAGTATGCTAGTAATTATATTTTTAGCACTATCTTTTGTAATATTAATTATAAGTATAATTACTAGTCACTGGATAGTTTTTAACATATTAGTAATTCCATCTAGTAAATTATCTGTATCGCTTTGGATATATTATTTTGCAATTGTTTCGTTTGTTATTAATTTATTGACTATTCCCTTTATTTCATCTATAATTGCATATGAAAAAATGAATTTTTATGCATATTTAAGTCTAATTGAAGCAATATTAAAAGTAGCTCTTATATTTTTGCTAAATCTATCACAAACTGATAAACTTTTTACTTATGGTTTACTTATGATGATTGCGTCTTTTATTATATTCTCGATATATTATGTATATAGTTACAAATTTCTTGAGGGATGCAAATATCGCTTTTTTTGGTCTAAATCCATTTTTAATAAATTATTATCATACATTAGTTGGAATCTATTCGGCAGTATAACAAATGTATTAAATATTCAAGGACAATCTATTATTTTAAATATTTTTTTTGGACCAACAATAAATGCTGCAAAAGCTATTGCCGATAAAATAAATACTATTGTATATTCTTTCAGCAACAACTTTTATATGGCAGTTCGACCACAAATAGTTAAACGTTATGCCTCAGGCGAATTTGATTCAATGTATTCTTTAGTATATCGAAGTAGCAAATATTCATTTTACTTATTATTCTTAATAGCGTTTCCCTTAATATTAACCATAAAACCAGTACTTACTATATGGTTAGGAGCAAAAAACGTTTCTGAGGATACAATTACATTTTCACAACTCATTCTAATCTTCTCTTTGATAAATGTATTTGAACAACCAATTACAGTTTTAATGCAAGCAAGTGGTAATATTAAAAATTATCAATTAAAAATAGGTTTAGGTTCATTACTGTTTCTACCAATCTGTTACTCTATTTTCAAATTAGGAGCACCTCCATATTTTTCAATGATTATTCTAATATTAATCTTTTTTTTATTGCAAATTATAAGAATATTAATTGCAGAAAAAGAAACAGGCCTTTCTGTGCCAAAGTATTACAAATTAGTGGTTCTACCAATCATTATCCCTCTCACACCTATAAGCGTGATATCACTTTTTATATATAAATATACGCATCCATCTTTTATATTGACAATTACATTTTTAATTGTAATTACAATTGCTAATTTAATTTCTATATGGCTTTTAGGATTGTCTGATGATGAAAAAAATAAATTGCGTTGTTACTTAAATAAAATATGGGAAAACAAAATTTCAAAATAATGTACATTTTAGGACCAACTTTTAGAGCAGGTTCTACAATGTCATTCAAAATCATATTAGACAACATGATTGAGCGCGGACTACATATTATAATTATTATAAATGATAAAAATAAAAATATTGATTTTATAAATTACGGGCATAGCAAAAAATGTGTGATAGAGGAATTAAATCTAGAGATGTCAATCTTACCTAAACCAAAAAATATTAATGATTACATTAAACTTCCATATAGATTAATAAAAAAACTATACCATCTATATAAGAGCAAAAAAAATGTTGAAAAAATAATTTGCAAATATAAGCCTGATATTGTACATACAAATGTCGGAGTTTATCACCAAGCATACAAATTCTGTTATAATAATAATATACCGCATATTTGGCATTTAAGAGAATACCAAACAAAGGGTTTAGATTGGATTATTTTACCTAGTAAAAGAATGTTTGAAAAACGCTTACAAAAATCAAATGTTATAACAGTTTCAGAGGATATAAAAAAACATTTTAATTTAACTAAACATGGAAAATCAATATCATTATGGAATGGCATATTATCAAAAAAAGAACACATATACATACACGAAAAAGAACCATATTTTTTATTTGCAACT includes these proteins:
- a CDS encoding MATE family efflux transporter, which gives rise to MRNSHIAKNTIALYVRMILVTGISLYTSRIIINILGLEDFGIYNVVAGVVGLLGILNGALISATQRFLTFELGKNDLKAFQETYSMLVIIFLALSFVILIISIITSHWIVFNILVIPSSKLSVSLWIYYFAIVSFVINLLTIPFISSIIAYEKMNFYAYLSLIEAILKVALIFLLNLSQTDKLFTYGLLMMIASFIIFSIYYVYSYKFLEGCKYRFFWSKSIFNKLLSYISWNLFGSITNVLNIQGQSIILNIFFGPTINAAKAIADKINTIVYSFSNNFYMAVRPQIVKRYASGEFDSMYSLVYRSSKYSFYLLFLIAFPLILTIKPVLTIWLGAKNVSEDTITFSQLILIFSLINVFEQPITVLMQASGNIKNYQLKIGLGSLLFLPICYSIFKLGAPPYFSMIILILIFFLLQIIRILIAEKETGLSVPKYYKLVVLPIIIPLTPISVISLFIYKYTHPSFILTITFLIVITIANLISIWLLGLSDDEKNKLRCYLNKIWENKISK
- a CDS encoding glycosyltransferase yields the protein MYILGPTFRAGSTMSFKIILDNMIERGLHIIIIINDKNKNIDFINYGHSKKCVIEELNLEMSILPKPKNINDYIKLPYRLIKKLYHLYKSKKNVEKIICKYKPDIVHTNVGVYHQAYKFCYNNNIPHIWHLREYQTKGLDWIILPSKRMFEKRLQKSNVITVSEDIKKHFNLTKHGKSISLWNGILSKKEHIYIHEKEPYFLFATRISKQKNIELLINAFDNISDKLQKYKIIIAGAAEDEMYLENLKQWIDSLNCKDRIQFLNYRDDITELMKKATALIVSSNYEGLGRMTLEATFMGCLVIGRNNGGTKEILSKTNNGILFNTVSELSESMIYVDSIVKTNEYKKRILTAQNIIIDKCCNENYTETIYSYYKSILNN